In Limnohabitans sp. INBF002, one genomic interval encodes:
- a CDS encoding LPS-assembly protein LptD — translation MLLPDFHRQIRALSWLVMGMFAGHASVQAQTADAPSLVLKPSSLLQEALSPETRRQLPTFLQSDTLNERTSQQTVLEGQVVLRRGELLLKADKIDYDQVNDLAQARGHVYINQSGNVYQGPALDLHLDAFEGFFTQPNYRLLKNNAYGNADRIDFVDPAHTVMHNASFTTCQRKPGPGWMPDWFFKGDKISIDSDRNVGLVEGASVRFKGVPILPVPEVEFPLNDERKSGLLPPSIGIDNIGGLEYTQPYYWNLAPNRDMTLTPTYWSKRGINLGTEFRYMESAAPQPPFQGIMRFDYMEKDQIRNDSRRWSMNYVHTGLLNPYFAGGGLGMNLNINRVSDDDYWKDFSVSSGVGIQRLLSSDAGLTWTDGFVSTGIRAQKWQTLQDLANVNNRITPPFDRLPQLTARLQKFNVAGGFDFSVDGDLTRFSSVRDIDCAAAAANGTSKSFYNCAPNADRAVSWVQLSRPFVSPYGYVTPKVQLHGRNYQFDGGLPNTSFYDGHQGQTSASVTVPTFSLDAGMAFERNKRLFSRNWIQTLEPRVFYVHTPYRNQNYLPNYDSGSNAFNFASIFTENAFGGHDRISDSKLLTLGATSRFIDPETGAEGARFGVAQRLRMQEQLVTLPDDPTAKAGISDILAGATLNLSRAWALDSTVQYNPKTSNFMRRVVGGRYNPGSYRVINAALRTENDESANPVSKQLDVGWQWPLHDLWGGADGDDGQGRGLGEGRWYSVARVNYDMLNKKAVESVIGFEYDAGCWLSRTVIERLQITDGLARQRILFQLEFVGLSRVGTNALGSLRNNVPRYQPLRQPTMNPSRFGNYD, via the coding sequence ATGCTGTTGCCTGATTTTCACCGCCAAATTCGCGCCCTGTCGTGGCTGGTGATGGGCATGTTCGCCGGTCACGCCAGCGTGCAGGCACAAACGGCCGATGCGCCGTCGCTGGTTTTGAAGCCGAGCAGCTTGCTGCAAGAAGCTCTGTCGCCTGAAACACGCCGGCAATTGCCCACCTTTTTACAGAGCGACACGCTCAATGAGCGAACCAGCCAACAAACTGTGCTCGAAGGCCAAGTGGTGTTGCGTCGCGGCGAGCTTTTGCTCAAAGCCGACAAAATTGATTACGACCAGGTGAACGACCTCGCCCAAGCGCGTGGCCATGTGTACATCAACCAGTCGGGCAACGTGTACCAAGGTCCAGCGCTTGATCTGCATTTGGATGCGTTCGAAGGGTTCTTCACGCAACCCAACTACCGCCTGTTAAAAAACAACGCCTACGGCAACGCCGACCGCATTGATTTTGTGGACCCTGCCCACACGGTCATGCACAACGCCAGTTTCACCACCTGTCAACGCAAGCCTGGGCCAGGCTGGATGCCAGACTGGTTCTTCAAAGGCGACAAGATTTCCATCGACAGCGATCGCAATGTGGGTTTGGTGGAAGGCGCATCGGTTCGCTTCAAAGGTGTCCCCATCTTGCCGGTGCCAGAGGTTGAGTTTCCGCTGAACGACGAACGCAAATCGGGCCTGCTACCGCCCAGCATTGGCATCGACAACATTGGCGGCTTGGAATACACCCAACCGTACTACTGGAACCTGGCGCCCAACCGCGACATGACCTTGACCCCGACGTACTGGAGCAAACGCGGCATCAACTTAGGCACCGAGTTCCGCTACATGGAAAGCGCGGCACCACAACCTCCGTTCCAAGGCATCATGCGCTTTGACTACATGGAGAAAGACCAGATTCGCAACGATTCGCGCCGCTGGAGCATGAATTACGTGCACACGGGCCTGCTGAACCCCTACTTTGCAGGCGGTGGTCTGGGCATGAACCTGAACATCAACCGCGTGAGCGACGACGATTATTGGAAAGACTTTTCGGTCAGCAGTGGCGTCGGCATTCAACGCTTGCTGTCCAGTGATGCCGGCCTCACTTGGACAGACGGTTTTGTCAGCACAGGCATACGCGCTCAAAAATGGCAAACGCTGCAAGACTTGGCCAACGTGAACAACCGCATCACGCCACCGTTTGATCGTTTGCCGCAACTCACAGCGCGGCTACAAAAATTCAACGTCGCGGGGGGCTTCGATTTCAGCGTCGACGGCGATTTGACGCGTTTTTCATCTGTGCGAGACATCGACTGTGCAGCCGCCGCTGCCAACGGCACCAGCAAGTCGTTTTACAACTGCGCCCCCAATGCCGATCGCGCCGTGTCTTGGGTGCAGCTCAGCCGCCCCTTTGTGTCACCTTATGGCTATGTCACACCCAAAGTGCAATTGCATGGCCGCAACTACCAGTTTGATGGTGGCCTGCCCAACACCTCGTTTTATGACGGCCACCAAGGCCAAACCAGCGCCAGCGTGACGGTGCCAACCTTCAGCTTAGATGCAGGGATGGCTTTTGAGCGCAACAAGCGTTTGTTCAGCCGCAACTGGATACAAACCTTGGAGCCTCGCGTGTTTTATGTGCACACGCCTTACCGCAACCAAAACTACTTGCCGAACTACGACTCGGGCAGCAACGCCTTCAACTTCGCCAGCATCTTCACTGAGAACGCCTTTGGTGGGCATGACCGCATTTCAGACAGCAAGCTGCTCACTTTGGGTGCCACGTCACGCTTCATTGATCCTGAAACAGGCGCCGAAGGCGCACGCTTTGGCGTAGCCCAACGCTTGCGCATGCAAGAGCAATTGGTCACGCTGCCAGATGACCCAACCGCCAAGGCGGGTATCAGCGACATCTTGGCCGGCGCAACCCTGAACCTGTCGCGCGCTTGGGCGCTGGACTCCACCGTGCAGTACAACCCCAAAACCAGCAACTTCATGCGCCGGGTGGTCGGTGGACGTTACAACCCCGGCTCATACCGCGTCATCAATGCCGCCTTGCGAACCGAAAACGACGAATCCGCCAACCCCGTGTCCAAACAGTTAGACGTGGGCTGGCAATGGCCGTTGCACGACCTGTGGGGCGGCGCAGACGGCGACGATGGTCAAGGCCGCGGCTTGGGCGAAGGCCGTTGGTACAGCGTGGCACGTGTGAACTACGACATGCTGAATAAGAAGGCGGTCGAGTCCGTCATCGGCTTCGAATACGATGCGGGCTGTTGGCTCAGCCGCACCGTGATTGAACGTTTACAAATTACCGACGGGTTGGCCCGTCAACGCATCTTGTTCCAACTTGAGTTTGTGGGCCTGTCGCGCGTGGGCACAAACGCACTGGGCTCGCTGCGCAACAACGTGCCGCGTTACCAACCCCTGCGCCAACCGACCATGAACCCTAGCCGTTTTGGCAATTACGATTGA
- a CDS encoding phosphotransferase, with amino-acid sequence MSTPSISQPSGTSPHAPIEWAQPERQVAFHQWLDAQASAHGVLPATVRAASADASFRRYFRVDTAHGSCIVMDAPPDKENCEPFVRIARLMLDAGLYAPRILAWDEPQGFMLLDDIGSQTMMDVINRDDPQANHGLYMRAVDALLTLQQSSRPGVLPVYDEALLQRELSLFPDWYLTQHRKLDIDSSQRQMLDKTFQTIVQRNLAAPSVYVHRDFMPRNLMMPHDSAEQRLGVLDFQDAVYGPVTYDIASLMRDAFLTWEEDVVLDVTIRYWERARKLGLMDFDGWHNDFGAFYRAVEWMGLQRHLKVAGIFARLTLRDGKPKYLADAPRFINYIRTTASRYSELTPLLRLIDKIEGTEPAISLAFPRLTPGGRG; translated from the coding sequence ATGAGCACACCCTCTATTTCCCAGCCTTCGGGCACATCTCCCCACGCGCCAATCGAATGGGCCCAGCCCGAGCGCCAAGTGGCCTTTCACCAGTGGCTAGACGCCCAAGCCAGCGCCCACGGCGTGCTGCCCGCCACCGTGCGTGCCGCCTCGGCAGATGCCAGCTTTAGGCGCTATTTCCGTGTCGATACGGCCCATGGCTCGTGCATCGTCATGGACGCCCCGCCCGACAAAGAAAACTGCGAACCCTTTGTGCGCATTGCTCGCCTGATGCTGGACGCGGGCCTCTATGCCCCACGCATCTTGGCGTGGGACGAGCCACAGGGCTTCATGTTGCTGGACGACATTGGCTCACAAACCATGATGGACGTGATCAACCGTGACGACCCGCAAGCCAACCACGGCCTGTACATGCGCGCCGTTGATGCGCTGTTGACCTTGCAACAAAGCAGCCGCCCCGGCGTGTTGCCTGTTTATGACGAGGCCTTGTTGCAGCGCGAACTATCGCTGTTTCCCGATTGGTACCTCACCCAACACCGCAAGCTAGACATCGACAGCAGCCAGCGCCAGATGCTGGACAAAACTTTCCAAACCATCGTGCAACGCAACTTGGCCGCCCCCAGCGTGTACGTGCATCGCGATTTCATGCCGCGCAATTTGATGATGCCGCACGACTCCGCCGAACAACGTTTGGGCGTGCTCGACTTCCAAGACGCGGTTTATGGCCCCGTGACCTACGACATCGCCAGCCTCATGCGCGACGCGTTTTTGACCTGGGAAGAAGACGTGGTGTTGGACGTGACCATCCGCTACTGGGAACGCGCCCGCAAACTCGGCCTGATGGACTTTGACGGCTGGCACAACGACTTTGGTGCGTTTTACCGCGCCGTGGAGTGGATGGGTCTGCAACGTCACCTCAAAGTGGCTGGCATCTTTGCACGCCTCACTTTGCGCGATGGCAAACCCAAATATTTGGCCGACGCCCCGCGCTTCATCAACTACATCCGCACCACGGCCAGCCGTTACAGCGAGCTCACGCCCTTGCTGCGCCTAATCGACAAGATTGAAGGCACAGAGCCCGCCATCAGCTTGGCGTTCCCTCGACTCACGCCCGGCGGGCGGGGCTAA
- the rsmA gene encoding 16S rRNA (adenine(1518)-N(6)/adenine(1519)-N(6))-dimethyltransferase RsmA, giving the protein MKHIARKRFGQHFLTDGAIIEGIVDAINPQAGDPMVEIGPGLAALTQPLVERLGQLNVIELDRDLAVRLREHPHLNVIESDVLRVDFTQLAADLKVPKLRVVGNLPYNISSPILFHLLEHVAVVQDQHFMLQKEVIDRMVATPSSGDYSRLSVMLQWRYDMENVLFVPPESFDPPPRVDSAVVRMVPLAEPPKINVKLMEEMVKTAFSQRRKLLRHTLGRWLEARNFAGHFDVQRRAEEVPVAEYVALVQRL; this is encoded by the coding sequence TTGAAACACATTGCACGCAAGCGCTTCGGCCAACACTTCTTAACCGACGGCGCCATCATTGAAGGCATCGTGGATGCCATCAACCCACAAGCTGGCGACCCCATGGTCGAAATTGGCCCCGGTCTGGCCGCCTTGACGCAGCCCTTGGTGGAGCGCTTGGGTCAACTCAACGTCATTGAGCTGGACCGCGATTTGGCCGTGCGCCTGCGCGAGCATCCGCACCTGAACGTGATTGAGTCCGACGTGCTGCGCGTGGACTTCACCCAACTGGCCGCTGATTTGAAGGTGCCCAAACTGCGCGTGGTGGGCAACCTGCCGTACAACATCTCGTCGCCTATTCTGTTCCACCTGCTTGAACACGTGGCCGTGGTGCAAGACCAGCACTTCATGCTGCAAAAAGAAGTGATTGACCGCATGGTCGCCACGCCCAGCAGCGGCGACTACAGCCGCCTGAGTGTGATGCTGCAATGGCGTTACGACATGGAAAACGTGTTGTTTGTGCCGCCTGAATCGTTCGATCCGCCACCGCGCGTGGACAGCGCTGTGGTGCGTATGGTGCCCTTGGCGGAGCCGCCCAAAATCAACGTCAAGCTGATGGAAGAAATGGTGAAAACGGCGTTCAGCCAACGCCGCAAACTGTTGCGCCACACCTTGGGCCGCTGGCTAGAAGCGCGTAATTTTGCAGGGCACTTTGATGTGCAACGCCGCGCGGAAGAAGTGCCGGTAGCCGAATATGTGGCGTTGGTGCAGCGTCTGTAA
- a CDS encoding peptidylprolyl isomerase — MFFSKPRSYLVWALMAWTVSVAAQSAVNGRDFIVAVVDSVPITNHDVALRAPQLRDQLKQQGRPVPQGDALLKAALERLIVEKALLQHAKEAGVTVEDEAVTQAEQRLAAQSQLSVDALHKKVKAEGSSVARLRQNLLEQLTLQRLTERNVPSRIRVSDVEIDQAIRERQNASVGTNPDIELGHVLVAIPEKASDAEVAALQTKAQTALAHVKRGDDLARVAKEFSDGAERDKGGLMGLRAASRYPTLFVDAIKNMNVGDATLVRSGAGFHVLKVVTKRASSVITVTQTHPRHILLRPGGQLSQTTARAQLAEYKRQIETGKADFAKLAREHSQDGSGPEGGDLGWVSPGMFVPEFEEVMNQLQPGQMADPTISRFGVHLIQVLERREAPISERELRDMARNNLREKKFDETYQLWAQEVRGRAYVEYRDAPQ, encoded by the coding sequence ATGTTCTTTTCAAAACCCCGTTCTTACCTTGTGTGGGCCTTGATGGCGTGGACAGTGTCTGTCGCAGCGCAAAGCGCCGTCAATGGTCGCGACTTCATTGTGGCCGTCGTCGACTCGGTGCCCATCACCAACCACGACGTGGCCTTGCGCGCGCCGCAGTTGCGCGACCAGCTCAAGCAACAGGGTCGCCCCGTGCCCCAAGGTGACGCCCTGCTCAAAGCCGCCTTAGAACGTTTGATTGTTGAAAAAGCCTTGTTGCAACACGCCAAAGAAGCCGGCGTCACTGTAGAAGACGAGGCGGTGACGCAAGCCGAGCAACGCTTGGCTGCGCAAAGCCAACTCAGCGTAGATGCCCTGCATAAAAAAGTAAAAGCCGAAGGCTCCAGCGTGGCGCGTTTGCGTCAAAACCTGCTTGAACAACTCACCCTGCAGCGCCTGACCGAGCGCAATGTCCCCAGCCGAATTCGTGTCAGCGATGTGGAGATTGACCAAGCGATTCGCGAGCGTCAAAACGCCAGCGTGGGCACCAACCCCGACATTGAACTTGGCCACGTCTTGGTTGCCATTCCAGAAAAAGCCAGCGACGCAGAAGTGGCCGCGCTTCAAACCAAAGCCCAAACCGCATTGGCACACGTCAAGCGCGGCGATGACTTGGCGCGTGTTGCCAAAGAATTTTCTGATGGTGCGGAGCGCGACAAAGGCGGCTTAATGGGCTTGCGCGCTGCCAGCCGTTACCCAACGCTGTTTGTGGATGCCATCAAAAATATGAACGTGGGCGATGCAACGCTTGTGCGTTCAGGTGCCGGCTTTCATGTGTTGAAGGTGGTCACCAAACGTGCCAGCAGTGTGATCACCGTGACACAAACCCACCCCCGCCACATCTTGCTGCGCCCAGGCGGCCAGCTCAGCCAAACCACGGCACGTGCGCAGTTGGCTGAATACAAACGCCAAATCGAAACGGGTAAAGCCGACTTTGCCAAACTTGCCCGTGAACACTCGCAAGACGGCAGCGGCCCAGAAGGCGGCGACTTGGGCTGGGTCTCTCCGGGCATGTTTGTGCCTGAGTTTGAAGAAGTCATGAACCAGCTGCAACCCGGCCAAATGGCTGACCCCACCATCTCGCGCTTTGGTGTGCATCTGATTCAAGTGCTGGAGCGCCGCGAAGCCCCCATCAGCGAACGCGAGCTGCGTGACATGGCACGCAACAACCTGCGCGAGAAAAAGTTTGATGAGACCTACCAGTTGTGGGCACAAGAAGTGCGTGGCCGCGCCTATGTGGAATACCGCGACGCACCGCAATAA
- a CDS encoding EamA family transporter: MTQRLSDTQQGFALALTSAVLWGVSGACAQYVFQNKGLTIGWLVTVRLLLAGSLLLGYAHWRGQDVWRIWQTQRSAVSLLIFGLLGMLAIQYTYFAAIQYSNAATGTVLQYVGPVLIAVYFACVRRRWPTRAESLAVMLAFLGTVLLVTHGDWTALQVSPAALFWGLASAVALAFYSIQPERLLQENEATVLVGWGMLIGGLGFCGVSQPWHVPGVWDIATLLAVVFIVLFGTLFAFYGYLVAVQKIGPETTSLLACAEPLSAAVVAVLWLKVPFGLLDWLGSVCIMATIFLLSHKAPNASSEDAETGP, from the coding sequence ATGACGCAACGCCTGTCTGACACGCAGCAAGGCTTTGCGTTGGCTTTGACCTCAGCGGTGCTGTGGGGCGTGTCGGGGGCTTGTGCGCAATACGTGTTTCAAAACAAAGGCCTCACCATTGGCTGGTTGGTGACGGTGCGTTTGCTGCTGGCGGGCAGTCTGTTGTTGGGTTACGCACATTGGCGCGGGCAAGATGTTTGGCGCATTTGGCAAACGCAACGCTCAGCGGTGAGCCTGCTGATTTTTGGTCTGCTGGGCATGTTGGCCATTCAGTACACCTACTTCGCGGCCATTCAATATTCCAACGCAGCCACGGGCACCGTGCTGCAGTACGTGGGCCCTGTGCTGATTGCCGTGTACTTTGCGTGTGTGCGCCGCCGTTGGCCCACGCGTGCAGAAAGCTTGGCCGTGATGTTGGCGTTCTTGGGCACGGTGTTGCTGGTCACGCATGGCGATTGGACAGCGTTACAAGTTTCGCCTGCCGCCTTGTTCTGGGGCTTGGCGTCCGCGGTGGCGCTGGCGTTCTACAGCATTCAACCTGAACGTTTGCTGCAAGAAAACGAAGCCACCGTGTTGGTGGGCTGGGGCATGTTGATTGGGGGCTTGGGTTTTTGCGGCGTGAGTCAGCCGTGGCATGTGCCGGGTGTATGGGATATCGCCACCTTGCTGGCGGTCGTGTTCATTGTGTTGTTCGGCACCTTGTTTGCCTTTTACGGCTACTTGGTTGCTGTTCAAAAAATTGGGCCTGAAACCACCAGCTTGTTGGCTTGCGCGGAGCCACTGTCAGCGGCGGTGGTGGCGGTGCTGTGGTTGAAGGTGCCGTTTGGTCTGCTGGATTGGCTCGGCTCGGTGTGCATCATGGCGACCATTTTTTTATTGAGCCACAAAGCACCGAATGCATCCAGCGAAGATGCAGAAACGGGCCCTTGA
- a CDS encoding 16S rRNA (uracil(1498)-N(3))-methyltransferase, with the protein MARFYCPLPLVPGQVVDLPPTAARHVQVLRMQPGHTLTLFNGEGGEFTAEVQHMGRSDVRVVVGEHRAVECEAACQVHLAVGMPANERMDWLVEKATELGVHRITPLMTERSVIRLTGERAEKKQAHWQAVAASASEQCGRNRVPVIDMPERLDAWLARQTTQADVVHGVLSLHASTQPLNALREGAATSAKSWVLLNGPEGGLTDAEDAAARAKGFTALSLGERVLRAETAALGALALLTLA; encoded by the coding sequence ATGGCCCGCTTTTACTGCCCCCTGCCCTTGGTGCCTGGCCAAGTGGTGGACTTGCCACCCACAGCCGCCCGCCATGTGCAGGTGCTGCGCATGCAGCCCGGTCACACGCTGACTTTGTTCAACGGCGAAGGTGGTGAATTCACCGCCGAAGTGCAACACATGGGCCGCAGCGATGTGCGCGTGGTCGTGGGCGAGCACCGCGCCGTGGAATGCGAAGCAGCGTGCCAAGTGCACCTCGCCGTGGGCATGCCCGCCAACGAGCGCATGGATTGGCTGGTGGAAAAAGCCACCGAGTTGGGCGTGCACCGCATCACCCCCTTGATGACTGAGCGCAGCGTGATTCGCCTGACGGGTGAACGCGCCGAAAAGAAACAAGCCCATTGGCAAGCGGTGGCCGCCAGCGCGAGCGAGCAATGCGGCCGCAACCGCGTGCCTGTCATCGACATGCCTGAGCGCTTAGACGCGTGGCTGGCACGTCAAACGACGCAGGCCGATGTGGTGCATGGGGTGTTGTCGTTACACGCGAGCACGCAGCCTTTGAATGCGTTGCGTGAAGGCGCAGCGACCAGCGCAAAGTCTTGGGTCTTGCTCAATGGCCCAGAAGGTGGCTTGACCGATGCAGAAGATGCGGCGGCTCGCGCCAAAGGCTTCACGGCCTTGAGCTTGGGCGAGCGCGTCTTGCGTGCCGAGACCGCGGCCTTAGGCGCTTTGGCCTTGCTCACCCTCGCATGA
- a CDS encoding NADP-dependent malic enzyme, with translation MGSNHSHNSAEARAELRRAALEYHEFPTPGKVAIHATKQLVNQHDLALAYSPGVAAPCEEIVKDPNNAFKYTSRGNLVAVITNGTAVLGLGDIGPLASKPVMEGKGVLFKKFAGIDVFDLEIDEKNLDKLVDIIAALEPTFGGINLEDIKAPDCFYVERKLRERMKIPVFHDDQHGTAITVGAAILNGLKVAGKDIKTVKLVTSGAGAAALACLGLLLKMGMPRKNIYVTDLAGVVYEGRTELMDEDKIQFAQKTDARTLSDIIEGADVFLGLSAGGVLKPEMVKKMASNPIIMALANPNPEITPEEVKAVRDDAIIATGRSDYHNQVNNVLCFPYIFRGALDAGASTITDEMEIAAVYAIAELAQAEQSEVVAAAYAGETLAFGPEYLIPKPFDPRLMMKIAPAVAKAAADSGVATRPIKDMEAYIEKLQGFVYASGSIMKPIYAAAKRATKKRVCYAEGEEERVLRAVQIVVDERLAKPTLIGRPSVIAQRIEKFGLRLKEGVDYDVVNVEQDHRYRDFWQTYYKMTARKGVTEQLAKIDMRRRLSLIGTMMLHKGEVDGLICGTWSTPLTHLNYVDQVIGHRKGVSTYAAMNGLLLPDRQVFLVDTHINYDPTAEQLAEITVMAAEEMRRFGIQPKAALLSHSNFGSSDQPSALKMRETLGLVKKKAPWLEIDGEMHGDVALDGHVRQAQMPDSSLIGDANLLVLPNLDSANIAYNLLKTAAGGNIAIGPVLLGAAKPVHILTASTTVRRIVNMTALTVADASAVR, from the coding sequence ATGGGTTCCAACCACTCTCACAACAGCGCCGAGGCACGTGCCGAACTGCGCCGCGCCGCGCTCGAATACCACGAGTTCCCCACCCCAGGCAAAGTGGCGATTCACGCCACCAAGCAGCTGGTCAACCAACACGATTTGGCCCTGGCCTATTCCCCTGGCGTGGCCGCACCTTGCGAAGAAATCGTCAAAGACCCGAACAACGCGTTCAAGTACACCAGCCGTGGCAACTTGGTGGCCGTGATCACCAACGGCACTGCCGTGTTGGGCTTGGGCGACATTGGCCCGCTGGCCTCTAAGCCGGTGATGGAGGGCAAGGGCGTTTTGTTCAAGAAGTTCGCCGGCATCGACGTGTTCGATTTGGAAATTGACGAGAAGAACCTCGACAAATTGGTCGACATCATTGCGGCCCTAGAGCCCACATTCGGCGGTATCAACCTCGAAGACATCAAGGCGCCTGACTGCTTCTACGTCGAGCGCAAGTTGCGTGAGCGCATGAAAATCCCAGTCTTCCACGACGACCAACACGGCACCGCCATCACCGTGGGCGCCGCCATTTTGAACGGCCTCAAAGTCGCGGGCAAAGACATCAAAACCGTCAAGCTCGTCACCTCAGGTGCGGGTGCTGCGGCTTTGGCTTGTTTGGGCTTGTTGCTCAAGATGGGCATGCCACGCAAAAACATTTACGTCACCGACTTGGCAGGCGTGGTCTACGAAGGCCGCACCGAGTTGATGGACGAAGACAAGATTCAGTTCGCCCAAAAAACCGATGCGCGCACTTTGAGCGACATCATCGAAGGCGCTGACGTGTTCTTGGGCTTGTCGGCTGGCGGCGTGTTGAAGCCAGAGATGGTCAAAAAGATGGCCTCAAACCCCATCATCATGGCCTTGGCCAACCCCAACCCCGAAATCACGCCTGAAGAAGTCAAAGCCGTGCGCGATGACGCCATCATCGCCACCGGTCGCAGCGACTATCACAACCAAGTGAACAACGTGCTGTGCTTCCCCTACATCTTCCGTGGTGCCTTGGATGCGGGTGCATCCACCATCACCGACGAGATGGAAATTGCCGCGGTGTACGCGATTGCCGAACTGGCGCAAGCCGAGCAAAGCGAAGTGGTGGCGGCGGCTTATGCGGGCGAGACCTTGGCCTTTGGCCCTGAGTACCTCATCCCCAAGCCCTTCGACCCACGCTTGATGATGAAGATTGCGCCTGCCGTGGCCAAAGCCGCTGCAGACAGTGGCGTCGCCACGCGCCCCATCAAAGACATGGAAGCCTACATTGAGAAGCTGCAAGGCTTTGTGTATGCCTCGGGCTCCATCATGAAGCCCATCTATGCCGCTGCCAAACGCGCCACCAAAAAGCGCGTGTGTTACGCCGAGGGCGAAGAAGAACGCGTGCTGCGCGCCGTGCAAATCGTGGTGGACGAGCGTTTGGCCAAGCCCACTTTGATTGGTCGCCCCTCCGTCATTGCCCAGCGCATTGAGAAATTCGGCTTGCGCCTGAAAGAAGGCGTGGACTATGACGTGGTCAACGTCGAGCAAGACCACCGCTACCGCGATTTCTGGCAAACCTATTACAAGATGACGGCTCGCAAAGGCGTGACCGAGCAGTTGGCCAAGATCGACATGCGTCGCCGTTTGTCGTTGATTGGCACCATGATGTTGCACAAAGGCGAGGTAGACGGCCTGATTTGCGGCACGTGGAGCACACCGCTGACTCATCTGAACTATGTGGACCAAGTGATTGGCCACCGCAAAGGCGTGAGCACCTACGCCGCCATGAACGGCTTGTTGTTGCCTGACCGCCAAGTGTTCTTGGTCGACACGCACATCAACTACGACCCCACCGCTGAGCAGTTGGCCGAAATCACGGTGATGGCCGCTGAAGAAATGCGTCGCTTTGGTATCCAGCCCAAGGCCGCTTTGTTGTCGCACTCCAACTTTGGCAGCAGCGATCAGCCCTCCGCCCTCAAAATGCGCGAAACCTTGGGCTTGGTCAAGAAAAAGGCGCCTTGGCTTGAAATTGATGGCGAGATGCACGGCGACGTGGCGCTGGACGGCCATGTCCGTCAGGCCCAAATGCCTGACAGCTCCTTGATTGGCGATGCCAACTTGCTGGTGTTGCCGAATCTGGACTCGGCCAACATTGCCTACAACCTGCTCAAGACAGCGGCTGGCGGCAACATTGCCATTGGCCCCGTGCTGTTGGGTGCTGCCAAGCCCGTGCATATCTTGACCGCGAGCACCACGGTGCGCCGCATCGTCAACATGACGGCCTTGACCGTGGCGGATGCCAGCGCGGTGCGTTAA